A genomic segment from Acidimicrobiales bacterium encodes:
- a CDS encoding phage tail protein has product MATQRSDPYGTFNYLVSLGGPQGTGDEGQVVGGFSDVTGLGVTVSYSEYRNGNDRFNTPRKIANTYKNDDIQLKRGLIGSTDLHAWLKAVREGARDARTVIITLLDEARNPVATWKLRNAQPTKWVGPALGAKGGGEVAMEELHLVCEDVDYE; this is encoded by the coding sequence ATGGCGACCCAGCGCTCCGACCCGTACGGGACGTTCAACTACCTCGTCTCCCTCGGCGGCCCCCAGGGCACGGGCGACGAGGGCCAGGTGGTGGGCGGGTTCTCCGACGTCACCGGCCTCGGGGTGACCGTCTCGTACAGCGAGTACCGCAACGGCAACGACCGGTTCAACACGCCCCGCAAGATCGCCAACACCTACAAGAACGACGACATCCAGCTGAAGCGGGGGCTGATCGGCTCGACCGACCTGCACGCCTGGCTGAAGGCCGTGCGCGAGGGGGCGAGGGACGCGAGGACCGTCATCATCACCCTGCTCGACGAGGCGAGGAACCCGGTCGCCACCTGGAAGCTGCGCAACGCCCAGCCCACGAAGTGGGTCGGGCCGGCCCTCGGCGCGAAGGGCGGCGGCGAGGTCGCCATGGAGGAGCTCCACCTCGTGTGCGAGGACGTCGACTACGAATGA